A window of Brachybacterium fresconis contains these coding sequences:
- the ilvA gene encoding threonine ammonia-lyase IlvA — MTTESTTMALTAEDVEAAAERLAPVLRRTPLHRSRRLSELAGVPVWLKREDLQSVRSYKLRGAQLFLDTLDQASREAGVVAASAGNHAQGVAQACHTLGIHGRIYVPGSTPRQKRERITAIGGDLVELVLVGDTFDDAAEAAADDADRTGATQVPPFDHPTIMAGQGTVALEAVDQLRTEQGREVGTMVLPVGGGGLLGGCGAWLRERTPAVRIVGVEPAGAVSMAAALRAGHPVTLHEMDRFVDGAAVRRVGGEPLRMVQAIEPELTAVDEGAVCTEMLELYQVDGIIAEPAGALAATAVATGGIEHLGLPAADSASPGEETGDIVVVLSGGNNDVSRYHEIIERSLVHEGLKHYFLVTFPQEPGALRRFLDRVLGPNDDIVLFDYIKRNNREEGPALVGLEIGDRRDLEPLMSRMAASNMDIERIDPHDPIYRYLT; from the coding sequence ATGACCACCGAGAGCACCACCATGGCCCTGACCGCCGAGGACGTGGAAGCCGCCGCGGAACGCCTGGCCCCGGTGCTGCGGCGCACCCCTCTGCACCGCAGCCGGCGCCTCAGCGAGCTCGCCGGGGTCCCGGTGTGGCTCAAACGCGAGGACCTGCAGTCGGTGCGCTCGTACAAGCTGCGGGGCGCTCAGCTCTTCCTCGACACCCTGGACCAGGCGTCCCGGGAGGCCGGGGTCGTGGCGGCCAGCGCCGGCAACCACGCCCAAGGCGTCGCCCAGGCCTGCCACACCCTCGGCATCCACGGCCGGATCTATGTCCCCGGCAGCACTCCGCGCCAGAAGCGCGAGCGGATCACCGCGATCGGCGGGGACCTCGTCGAGCTGGTGCTGGTGGGCGATACCTTCGATGACGCCGCCGAGGCCGCGGCCGACGACGCCGACCGCACCGGCGCCACCCAGGTCCCGCCCTTCGACCACCCGACGATCATGGCCGGACAGGGCACCGTGGCTCTCGAGGCCGTGGACCAGCTGCGCACCGAGCAGGGTCGTGAGGTCGGCACGATGGTGCTCCCCGTGGGGGGCGGCGGTCTGCTGGGCGGCTGCGGCGCCTGGTTGCGGGAGCGCACCCCGGCGGTGCGGATCGTCGGCGTGGAGCCGGCCGGTGCCGTGTCGATGGCGGCGGCCCTGCGAGCGGGGCATCCCGTGACCCTGCACGAGATGGACCGCTTCGTCGACGGCGCCGCAGTGCGTCGGGTCGGTGGGGAGCCGCTGCGCATGGTGCAGGCCATCGAACCCGAGCTGACCGCGGTCGACGAGGGCGCGGTGTGCACCGAGATGCTGGAGCTCTACCAGGTCGACGGCATCATCGCCGAGCCCGCCGGGGCCCTGGCCGCCACCGCCGTCGCCACCGGCGGGATCGAGCACCTGGGGCTGCCGGCCGCGGACTCCGCCTCCCCGGGGGAGGAGACCGGCGACATCGTGGTGGTCCTCTCCGGCGGCAACAACGACGTCTCGCGGTACCACGAGATCATCGAGCGGTCCCTGGTCCACGAAGGGCTCAAGCACTACTTCCTGGTCACGTTCCCGCAGGAGCCGGGGGCGCTGCGCCGGTTCCTGGACCGCGTGCTGGGGCCGAACGACGACATCGTGCTGTTCGACTACATCAAGCGCAACAACCGCGAGGAGGGGCCCGCGCTGGTGGGCCTCGAGATCGGCGATCGCCGCGACCTCGAGCCGCTGATGTCGCGCATGGCGGCCTCGAACATGGACATCGAGCGCATCGATCCCCACGATCCGATCTACCGCTACCTCACCTGA
- a CDS encoding CarD family transcriptional regulator → MNFAVGETVVYPHHGAALIEEVKTRTIKGEDRTYLKLKVAQGDLTIEVPADNVDLVGVRDVVDKEGLDEVFEVLRQPYTEEPTNWSRRYKANVEKLASGDVKKVAEVVRDLWRRDQDRGLSAGEKRMLAKARQILVSELALAEKTDEADAESILDEVLAS, encoded by the coding sequence ATGAATTTTGCTGTCGGCGAGACCGTCGTCTACCCGCACCACGGTGCCGCACTCATCGAGGAGGTCAAGACCCGCACCATCAAGGGCGAGGATCGCACCTACCTCAAGCTCAAGGTCGCCCAGGGCGATCTGACCATCGAGGTCCCTGCTGACAACGTCGACCTCGTCGGCGTGCGCGACGTCGTGGACAAGGAAGGTCTCGACGAGGTCTTCGAGGTGCTGCGTCAGCCCTACACCGAGGAGCCCACCAACTGGTCGCGTCGTTACAAGGCGAACGTCGAGAAGCTGGCCTCCGGAGACGTCAAGAAGGTGGCCGAGGTCGTGCGCGATCTCTGGCGCCGGGATCAGGACCGCGGCCTGTCCGCCGGGGAGAAGCGCATGCTGGCCAAGGCGCGTCAGATCCTGGTCTCCGAGCTCGCCCTCGCGGAGAAGACCGATGAGGCCGATGCCGAGTCGATCCTCGACGAGGTCCTCGCCTCCTGA
- a CDS encoding PTS sugar transporter subunit IIB, which yields MLTIAIVCGAGIATSALVAEQVRDHLTSRGRDAHVVQATVMDLLSADFHADLVVSTVGLPPALGIPQISGMPLLLGTNPQVTYDDIDRVLARIDGDTTA from the coding sequence ATGCTCACCATCGCCATCGTGTGCGGCGCGGGGATCGCCACCTCCGCGCTGGTCGCGGAGCAGGTGCGCGATCACCTCACGTCCCGCGGCCGCGACGCCCACGTGGTCCAGGCCACCGTGATGGACCTGCTCTCGGCCGATTTCCACGCCGACCTCGTCGTCAGCACCGTCGGACTGCCCCCCGCCCTCGGGATCCCCCAGATCTCCGGCATGCCCCTGCTGCTGGGCACCAATCCCCAGGTCACCTACGACGACATCGACCGCGTCCTGGCTCGGATCGACGGCGATACCACGGCCTGA
- a CDS encoding response regulator transcription factor: MTRILIVEDEESFSDPLSYSLRKEGYEVAVADNGTDGVRIFSVHGADLVLLDLMLPGMSGTEVCREIRRTSSVPVIMLTAKDDEFDKVLGLELGADDYVTKPYSSRELLARIKAVLRRGQDPTEVEEDATLTAGGIMMDVERHVVQVRGEDVSLPLKEFELLEMLLRNVDRVLTRGQLIDRVWGANYVGDTKTLDVHVKRLRAKIEDDPKNPVHLVTVRGLGYKFDSAGTAG, encoded by the coding sequence ATGACGCGGATCCTGATCGTGGAGGACGAGGAGTCGTTCTCCGATCCCCTGTCCTACTCGCTGCGCAAGGAGGGATACGAGGTCGCGGTCGCCGACAACGGCACCGACGGCGTGCGGATCTTCTCGGTGCACGGCGCCGACCTGGTGCTGTTGGATCTCATGCTGCCGGGGATGAGCGGCACGGAGGTCTGCCGGGAGATCCGACGCACCTCGAGCGTCCCGGTCATCATGCTCACGGCGAAGGACGACGAGTTCGACAAGGTCCTGGGGCTCGAGCTGGGTGCCGACGACTACGTGACCAAGCCGTACTCCTCGCGGGAGCTGCTCGCCCGCATCAAGGCGGTGCTGCGTCGCGGCCAGGACCCGACCGAGGTCGAGGAGGACGCGACGCTGACGGCGGGCGGCATCATGATGGATGTCGAGCGGCATGTGGTCCAGGTCCGCGGCGAGGACGTCTCGCTCCCGCTGAAGGAGTTCGAGCTGCTGGAGATGCTGCTGCGCAATGTGGACCGGGTGCTCACGCGCGGTCAGCTGATCGACCGGGTGTGGGGCGCGAACTACGTGGGCGACACCAAGACCCTCGACGTCCACGTCAAGCGCCTGCGCGCCAAGATCGAGGACGATCCCAAGAATCCCGTGCACCTGGTGACGGTGCGCGGATTGGGCTACAAGTTCGACTCCGCCGGGACCGCCGGCTGA
- a CDS encoding GuaB1 family IMP dehydrogenase-related protein: MRLIHTASTDLTYDDCFFLPARSAITSRFDVDLSSDDGTGTTIPLIAANMTAVSGRRMAEVMARRGGLAVLPQDLSSERIDSIIRSVKQRDLLVDHPLTLTVDGTLGQAADLLPKRPHGIVVVIDEQRRPVGTISAEEIAGRDSFAPVGDVLSTDVPVLQPADLDVAPAELHARIAATHHDAAVVVESAAAGGALRGVLTATGVLRSTIYRPATDAAGQLRVAVAVGINADVSTRVRELVAAGADVIVLDTAHGHQDKMLDALRTARKVLGDRDATPVRLAAGNIVTAEGTRELIEAGADIVKVGVGPGAMCTTRMMTGVGRPQFSAVLECAAEARRLGGHVWADGGVRHPRDVALALAAGASNVMVGSWFAGTYESPGQMRADENGRRYKESFGMASKRAVSHRTAHQDAFARARKGLFEEGISTSRMYLAETGGGVEDLIDEITAGVRSSFTYAGATSTAEFRERAVIGLQSAAGYAEGRPVSGSWS, from the coding sequence ATGCGCCTGATCCATACCGCGTCGACGGACCTGACCTACGACGACTGCTTCTTCCTGCCCGCCCGTTCCGCGATCACCTCCCGCTTCGATGTCGATCTCTCCAGCGATGACGGCACCGGCACCACGATCCCGCTGATCGCCGCGAACATGACCGCGGTCTCCGGCCGTCGCATGGCGGAGGTCATGGCTCGGCGCGGCGGACTCGCCGTGCTCCCCCAGGACCTCTCGTCGGAGCGGATCGACTCGATCATCCGCTCCGTGAAGCAGCGTGACCTGCTGGTGGACCACCCCCTGACCCTCACGGTCGACGGCACCCTCGGCCAAGCCGCCGATCTGCTGCCCAAGCGCCCCCACGGCATCGTCGTCGTGATCGACGAGCAGCGCCGACCCGTCGGCACGATCTCCGCGGAGGAGATCGCCGGCCGTGATTCCTTCGCCCCGGTCGGCGACGTGCTGAGCACGGACGTTCCCGTCCTGCAGCCCGCGGACCTCGACGTCGCTCCCGCCGAGCTGCACGCCCGCATCGCCGCCACCCACCACGATGCCGCCGTCGTCGTCGAGTCCGCGGCGGCAGGCGGCGCGCTGCGCGGCGTGCTGACCGCCACGGGCGTGCTGCGCTCGACCATCTACCGCCCCGCGACCGACGCCGCCGGTCAGCTGCGGGTCGCGGTCGCCGTCGGCATCAACGCCGACGTCTCCACCCGGGTGCGTGAGCTGGTCGCCGCCGGTGCCGACGTGATCGTGCTGGATACCGCCCACGGACACCAGGACAAGATGCTCGACGCCCTGCGCACCGCCCGGAAGGTGCTCGGGGACCGCGATGCGACACCGGTGCGCTTGGCGGCCGGGAACATCGTGACCGCCGAGGGGACCCGCGAGCTGATCGAGGCCGGTGCCGACATCGTCAAGGTCGGCGTCGGCCCCGGCGCCATGTGCACCACCCGGATGATGACCGGCGTCGGCCGCCCCCAGTTCTCCGCCGTCCTGGAGTGCGCCGCCGAGGCGCGGCGCCTGGGCGGGCACGTGTGGGCCGACGGCGGCGTCCGCCACCCCCGCGACGTCGCGCTCGCGCTCGCCGCCGGGGCGTCCAACGTGATGGTCGGCTCCTGGTTCGCCGGGACCTACGAGTCCCCCGGCCAGATGCGGGCCGACGAGAACGGCCGCCGCTACAAGGAGAGCTTCGGCATGGCCTCCAAGCGCGCCGTCTCCCACCGCACCGCCCACCAGGACGCCTTCGCCCGGGCCCGCAAGGGTCTGTTCGAGGAGGGCATCTCCACCTCGCGCATGTACCTGGCGGAGACCGGCGGCGGGGTGGAGGACCTGATCGACGAGATCACCGCCGGGGTGCGCTCCTCCTTCACCTATGCGGGCGCCACCAGCACCGCGGAGTTCCGTGAGCGGGCCGTGATCGGCCTCCAGAGCGCCGCCGGGTACGCGGAGGGGCGTCCGGTGAGCGGTTCCTGGAGCTGA
- the galE gene encoding UDP-glucose 4-epimerase GalE gives MTTLVIGGAGYIGSHVVRLLLDQGQKVLVVDDLSTGILARTEGAELIDLDITGPDASEKLAFQLRASGADSVIHFAAHKQVGESVANPEMYWHDNIGGLANVLAACASAEVRDVVFSSSAAVYGIPDVDLVTEDLTPRPINPYGATKYVGEWMLADSERAHGMRTVALRYFNVAGAGWPELADTAVMNLVPIVLDRLEQGKAPVVFGDDYDTPDGTCIRDYVHVLDLAHAHIAALDYLRGEDRPHRVFNVGTGEGSSVLEVIDAIARAKGIEITPEMGERRAGDPARLICSGDRIAAQLGWKSEHGLDDIVRSAVEARSRTVTADVEAYPGA, from the coding sequence ATGACGACTCTCGTGATCGGTGGCGCCGGGTACATCGGATCGCACGTGGTGCGACTCCTCCTCGACCAGGGGCAGAAGGTTCTCGTGGTCGACGACCTCTCCACGGGGATCCTGGCGCGGACCGAGGGCGCCGAGCTGATCGATCTCGACATCACCGGGCCCGACGCGAGCGAGAAGCTCGCCTTCCAGCTGCGCGCCTCCGGGGCCGACTCGGTGATCCACTTCGCCGCGCACAAGCAGGTCGGGGAGTCCGTGGCGAACCCCGAGATGTATTGGCACGACAACATTGGCGGTCTCGCCAACGTGCTGGCCGCCTGTGCGAGCGCCGAGGTGCGGGACGTGGTCTTCTCCTCGTCGGCGGCCGTCTACGGCATCCCGGACGTGGACCTCGTGACCGAGGACCTCACCCCGCGGCCGATCAACCCCTACGGCGCCACGAAGTACGTGGGGGAGTGGATGCTGGCCGATTCCGAACGTGCCCACGGCATGCGCACCGTCGCGCTGCGCTACTTCAACGTCGCCGGCGCCGGGTGGCCCGAGCTCGCCGACACCGCCGTGATGAACCTGGTGCCGATCGTGCTGGACCGCCTCGAACAGGGCAAGGCCCCCGTCGTCTTCGGCGACGACTACGACACCCCGGACGGCACCTGCATCCGGGACTACGTCCACGTCCTCGACCTCGCCCATGCGCACATCGCGGCGCTGGACTACCTGCGCGGCGAGGACCGTCCCCACCGGGTGTTCAACGTCGGGACCGGGGAGGGCTCGAGCGTGCTCGAGGTGATCGACGCGATCGCCCGCGCCAAGGGCATCGAGATCACGCCGGAGATGGGGGAGAGGCGCGCCGGGGACCCGGCCCGCTTGATCTGCTCGGGAGACCGCATCGCTGCGCAGCTCGGGTGGAAATCCGAGCACGGACTGGATGACATCGTCCGCTCCGCGGTCGAGGCCCGGTCACGGACCGTCACCGCCGATGTCGAGGCCTACCCCGGGGCCTGA
- the phoU gene encoding phosphate signaling complex protein PhoU — MREAYQSDLRHIVDDLVDMADLVGRALEGATRSLLEGDLGLAERVIAADPHIDERQVELDAKAVELLARQAPVATDLRLLVAAMRMSSSLERMGDLCAHVALVARRTHPSTAVPEQHQEQIARMSSLAGAALAEAAQVIAERDLALAAQVEKDDDEIDELMLEIAREISRGEGYSNRQVVDLTLLIRFYERIGDHAVSLVRRVGFLVTGDSLDTLHESVDVPEF; from the coding sequence ATGCGCGAGGCGTACCAGAGCGACCTGCGGCATATCGTCGATGATCTGGTCGACATGGCCGACCTGGTCGGGAGGGCGCTCGAGGGGGCGACCCGCTCGCTGCTCGAGGGCGATCTGGGGCTGGCCGAGCGGGTGATCGCCGCGGACCCCCACATCGATGAGCGGCAGGTGGAGCTGGACGCCAAGGCGGTCGAGCTGCTCGCCCGGCAGGCCCCCGTCGCCACCGATCTGAGGCTGCTGGTCGCAGCGATGCGCATGAGCTCCTCGCTCGAGCGCATGGGCGACCTGTGCGCGCACGTGGCGCTGGTGGCCCGTCGCACGCACCCGTCGACGGCCGTCCCCGAGCAGCATCAGGAGCAGATCGCCCGGATGTCGTCCCTGGCGGGCGCCGCCCTGGCGGAAGCCGCCCAGGTGATCGCCGAGCGCGATCTGGCGCTGGCCGCCCAGGTGGAGAAGGACGACGACGAGATCGACGAGCTGATGCTGGAGATCGCCCGGGAGATCTCCCGCGGCGAGGGGTACTCCAACCGTCAGGTCGTCGATCTCACGCTGCTGATCCGCTTCTACGAGCGCATCGGCGACCACGCCGTCTCCCTCGTGCGCCGGGTCGGCTTCCTGGTCACCGGGGATTCCCTGGACACCCTGCACGAGAGTGTGGACGTCCCCGAGTTCTGA
- a CDS encoding sensor histidine kinase: protein MPLTALLLLAAAIGLVIGCAATSAFVRSDRRRATIPSVGQQGVPEATAEVLAILSSAYVVLDASGDVLRASPLAYSYGIVRAAEGDYPRLANSELMELAADVGRNGGFRDERLTLRRSSQRDTDAVIDVRIGALGEHGALLLADDLTRAVRVEETRRDFVANVSHELKTPVGAITLLGETMEDAAEDPDAVRRFAERMQVESRRLSHLVQEIIELSRVQGSSSLPDAEPVEIDDVVDDAVSLSRNLALGSSIELATGAPSGLRVFGSASMLTTALSNLISNAIAYSEPGTRVGVSVRRDGGMVELSVKDEGIGITKEHLERVFERFFRVDRARSRTTGGSGLGLAIVKHIATDHGGEVTAWSMPGQGSTFTLHLPEMGRTETITAPSSHPADTAESRTSPGTVDGPAPGAGERRADVTGEARTVQSTDGTPGPRRTTRGVANGHAQRKGS, encoded by the coding sequence GTGCCCCTGACTGCCCTCCTCCTGCTCGCTGCGGCGATCGGCCTCGTGATCGGCTGCGCGGCGACGTCGGCGTTCGTGCGGTCGGACCGTCGGCGTGCCACGATCCCGTCGGTCGGCCAGCAGGGCGTCCCCGAGGCGACCGCCGAGGTGCTGGCCATCCTGTCCTCGGCGTACGTCGTGCTCGACGCCAGCGGCGACGTGCTGCGGGCCTCGCCGCTGGCCTACTCCTACGGCATCGTGCGCGCCGCCGAGGGCGACTACCCCCGGCTGGCCAACTCCGAGCTGATGGAGCTGGCGGCCGACGTCGGGCGCAACGGAGGATTCCGCGACGAGCGTCTCACCCTGCGCCGCTCCAGCCAGCGCGACACCGACGCCGTGATCGACGTGCGCATCGGGGCGCTCGGAGAGCACGGGGCACTGCTGCTGGCCGATGACCTCACCCGCGCCGTCCGCGTCGAGGAGACCCGGCGTGACTTCGTGGCCAACGTGTCCCATGAGCTGAAGACGCCGGTGGGGGCGATCACCCTGCTCGGCGAGACCATGGAGGACGCGGCCGAGGACCCGGACGCCGTGCGCCGCTTCGCCGAGCGGATGCAGGTCGAGTCCCGCCGCCTCTCCCACCTGGTGCAGGAGATCATCGAGCTCTCCCGGGTCCAGGGAAGCTCCTCCCTGCCGGACGCGGAGCCGGTCGAGATCGACGACGTCGTCGACGACGCGGTCTCCCTCAGCCGCAACCTCGCGCTCGGTTCGAGCATCGAGCTGGCGACCGGGGCGCCGAGCGGTCTGCGGGTCTTCGGCTCCGCCTCGATGCTGACCACCGCGCTGTCGAACCTGATCTCCAACGCGATCGCGTACTCGGAGCCCGGGACCCGGGTGGGGGTGTCGGTGAGGCGCGATGGCGGAATGGTCGAGCTGTCCGTCAAGGATGAGGGCATCGGGATCACCAAGGAGCACCTCGAGCGGGTCTTCGAGCGCTTCTTCCGGGTCGACCGCGCCCGTTCCCGCACCACCGGCGGGTCCGGTCTGGGGCTCGCGATCGTCAAGCACATCGCGACCGACCACGGGGGCGAGGTCACCGCCTGGTCGATGCCCGGTCAGGGATCGACCTTCACGCTCCACCTGCCGGAGATGGGCCGCACCGAGACGATCACGGCCCCGAGCTCCCACCCCGCGGACACCGCGGAGTCGCGGACATCGCCCGGGACGGTCGACGGCCCGGCACCCGGTGCCGGCGAGCGCCGGGCCGACGTGACGGGCGAGGCCCGGACGGTTCAGAGCACGGACGGGACTCCCGGGCCCCGCAGAACGACACGCGGCGTGGCGAACGGCCACGCGCAGAGAAAGGGAAGCTGA
- a CDS encoding DUF4235 domain-containing protein has protein sequence MANPLVKIAVPVAGIIASQVGNKAAAKGWGAVFGEDAPTVKANKAAQKDAEKRRKQAKKDGLPKSEIEAIKDPEDDQPIWKMLLWATVSGVLLQGLRMAAKRGAKSGTERLTSRRPRPNRG, from the coding sequence GTGGCCAATCCACTCGTCAAGATCGCCGTCCCGGTGGCAGGAATCATCGCGTCCCAGGTCGGCAACAAGGCCGCCGCCAAGGGGTGGGGCGCCGTATTCGGGGAGGACGCCCCGACCGTGAAGGCGAACAAGGCCGCCCAGAAGGACGCCGAGAAGCGCCGCAAGCAGGCCAAGAAGGACGGCCTGCCGAAGTCCGAGATCGAGGCCATCAAGGACCCCGAGGACGATCAGCCGATCTGGAAGATGCTGCTGTGGGCGACCGTCTCCGGCGTCCTGCTGCAAGGACTGCGGATGGCGGCCAAGCGCGGCGCCAAGTCGGGCACCGAGCGCCTGACCAGCCGGCGTCCCCGCCCCAACCGGGGCTGA
- a CDS encoding LCP family protein yields MMDPSSASRRRRRRSGRHQEPVRRAPSSPLPPDQARRNREAAFGTPNPKRTWIGGTAPSAESGAPAPSASSSSSLSGAAESSPAPAEEPSPPPAAESAPPAAAEPSPPPAETSPPPEEPATPGGSSADPSPRRPRGRRAAYPLAADGTPAAASAQGAAGQEDTDHASSSTSASAPSPSRPSFSRPLRGNAPVHDAWSQEATSSEHDAWSDSLAPRSSSEPAAPGDGPTEPDPPAAVDAADSSAAVGAAAATTDDGSLPKVAFWTVLTALLPGSGLVTTHLRRIGWVLLAILALAAVTLTAFLVIGDPVRNGMMLLTNRSILIGILITIVVVGLVWALQIVAANLVHSRREQLAGTKRYLALALAALMVVGVALPFGRGVQSLWAAQGLLGSTSVFGGRDGEGRTLAEGKDPWANTERVNVMLLGQDAGADRTGTRPDTIMVASVDTETGQTALFSIPRNLEKVEFPEGTPAAEEFPDGFDYYGPNQDLINAVWTWAEEHPDLFPGDSNPGLTATRWAVEETLGLDTDYYAMVNLQGFEDIVNAIGGVDLVVERRIPIGGGAGPIDGYIEPGSQKLDGYHALWYARSREGSNDFDRNCRQQRIVRAVAEEADPATLAMSVPRLVSATEANIQTDIPVSNLDAFVDLALRIKDGGFTSYPITPDVTPSGDPDYEYLESWVQASIEDSMKQDPPESVLGETEPGSTDPAETGAAPEEEGSSDDTADSEEQTTEEQTTEEQTTEEETPTEEESSSAEAAPTDAPEIDHDPLQSCLPGGDAQQG; encoded by the coding sequence ATGATGGACCCCTCCTCGGCCTCCCGGCGCCGGCGACGTCGATCCGGCAGACACCAGGAGCCGGTCCGACGCGCCCCGTCGTCGCCCCTGCCACCGGACCAGGCGCGACGGAATCGAGAGGCGGCCTTCGGCACCCCGAACCCCAAGCGGACGTGGATCGGGGGCACGGCCCCGTCCGCGGAATCCGGAGCCCCCGCTCCCTCCGCGTCGAGCTCGTCCTCGCTCTCCGGCGCAGCAGAGTCCTCCCCCGCTCCCGCAGAAGAGCCCTCACCCCCTCCGGCGGCGGAGTCCGCACCTCCCGCGGCGGCAGAGCCCTCGCCCCCTCCGGCAGAGACTTCACCCCCTCCGGAAGAGCCCGCGACCCCCGGCGGATCCTCCGCCGACCCGTCACCGCGTCGGCCCCGGGGCCGACGCGCCGCCTACCCGCTGGCCGCGGACGGCACCCCGGCGGCCGCATCCGCGCAGGGCGCCGCCGGCCAGGAGGACACCGACCACGCGAGCTCCTCGACGTCGGCCTCCGCGCCGTCGCCCTCGCGCCCCTCGTTCTCGCGCCCGCTGCGCGGCAACGCGCCGGTGCACGACGCCTGGTCGCAGGAGGCGACCTCGAGCGAGCACGACGCCTGGTCGGACTCGCTCGCCCCCCGCAGCTCGTCCGAGCCCGCAGCACCCGGCGACGGCCCCACGGAGCCCGATCCCCCCGCCGCCGTCGACGCCGCCGACTCCTCCGCCGCCGTCGGCGCGGCTGCGGCGACGACGGACGACGGCTCCCTGCCGAAGGTGGCGTTCTGGACCGTCCTCACCGCGCTGCTGCCGGGCTCGGGCCTGGTCACCACCCACCTGCGACGCATCGGCTGGGTGCTGCTCGCGATCCTGGCCCTCGCTGCCGTGACGCTGACGGCCTTCCTGGTCATCGGCGATCCCGTGCGCAACGGCATGATGCTGCTGACCAATCGCTCCATCCTGATCGGGATCCTGATCACGATCGTGGTCGTCGGGCTCGTCTGGGCGCTGCAGATCGTGGCGGCGAACCTCGTCCACTCCCGCCGCGAGCAGCTCGCGGGGACCAAGCGGTACCTCGCCCTCGCTCTGGCCGCCCTCATGGTGGTGGGAGTCGCCCTCCCCTTCGGGCGCGGCGTGCAGTCACTGTGGGCCGCGCAAGGGCTGCTCGGTTCGACCTCCGTCTTCGGCGGCCGGGACGGCGAGGGTCGGACGCTCGCGGAGGGCAAGGACCCCTGGGCGAACACCGAGCGGGTGAACGTCATGCTGCTGGGCCAGGACGCCGGCGCCGACCGCACCGGAACCCGTCCGGACACGATCATGGTCGCCTCGGTCGATACCGAGACCGGCCAGACCGCCCTGTTCTCCATCCCGCGAAACCTCGAGAAGGTCGAGTTCCCGGAGGGGACCCCCGCGGCGGAGGAGTTCCCCGACGGCTTCGACTACTACGGTCCGAACCAGGACCTCATCAACGCGGTGTGGACCTGGGCGGAGGAGCATCCCGATCTCTTCCCCGGTGATTCCAACCCGGGGCTGACGGCCACCCGCTGGGCGGTCGAGGAGACCCTCGGCCTGGACACCGATTACTACGCGATGGTGAATCTGCAGGGCTTCGAGGACATCGTCAACGCCATCGGCGGCGTCGACCTCGTCGTGGAGCGGCGCATCCCCATCGGCGGCGGCGCGGGTCCGATCGACGGCTACATCGAACCGGGCTCGCAGAAGCTCGACGGCTACCATGCCCTGTGGTACGCCCGCTCCCGCGAGGGCTCCAACGACTTCGACCGCAACTGCCGCCAGCAGCGCATCGTGCGAGCGGTGGCCGAGGAGGCCGACCCGGCGACCCTGGCCATGTCGGTCCCCCGTCTGGTCTCCGCCACGGAGGCGAACATCCAGACCGACATCCCGGTCTCGAACCTGGACGCCTTCGTCGACCTCGCCCTGCGGATCAAGGACGGCGGCTTCACCTCCTACCCGATCACCCCGGACGTGACGCCCTCGGGCGATCCGGACTACGAGTACCTCGAGTCCTGGGTGCAGGCCTCCATCGAGGACTCCATGAAGCAGGACCCGCCGGAGTCCGTGCTCGGGGAGACCGAGCCCGGTTCGACCGATCCCGCGGAGACCGGTGCCGCCCCCGAGGAGGAGGGCTCCTCCGACGACACCGCGGACTCCGAGGAGCAGACCACCGAGGAGCAGACCACCGAGGAGCAGACCACCGAGGAGGAGACCCCGACCGAGGAGGAGTCCTCATCGGCCGAGGCGGCCCCGACGGATGCTCCGGAGATCGACCACGATCCGCTGCAGTCCTGCCTGCCCGGAGGCGACGCCCAGCAGGGCTGA